The DNA window CATCGACCTGGTCGCCCTGGTCGGCAAGTCGCTGTAAACCGTGGCTATCCACAACCTGAAAGACCTTCTCTCCGAGGGGGTTTCCGGGCGCGGCGTCCTGGTGCGCTCCGATCTGAATGTGCCGCTCGACGACGGGAAGATCACCGATCCCGGCCGCATTACCGCGTCGGTGCCGACGCTGAGGGCGCTGGTCGAGGCGGGCGCCAAGGTGGTGATCGCCGCGCACCTCGGACGCCCCAAGGGCGGGGCCGACCCGAAGCTGTCGCTGGCGCCCGTCGCGGCGGCGCTCGGTGAACAACTCGGCCGGCACGTCCAGCTGGCCGGCGACGTCGTGGGCACCGACGCTTTGGCCCGTGCCGAGGGGCTCACCGACGGCGATGTCCTGCTGCTGGAGAACATCCGCTTCGACGCCCGCGAAACCAGCAAGGACGACGGCGAGCGGCTGGCGCTGGCCCGGCAACTGGCCGAACTGGTCGGGCCGACAGGCGCTTTCGTCTCCGACGGCTTCGGTGTGGTGCACCGCAAACAGGCCTCGGTGTACGACATCGCCACCCTGTTGCCGCACTACGCCGGCACGCTGGTGGCCGAGGAGATCCAGGTGCTCGAGCAGTTGACCAGCTCCACCAAGCGCCCCTACGCGGTGGTGCTCGGCGGGTCCAAGGTGTCCGACAAGCTCGGTGTCATCGAGTCGCTGGCCACCAAGGCCGACAGCATCGTCATCGGCGGCGGCATGTGCTTCACTTTCCTTGCCGCGCAGGGCTTCTCGGTCGGCAAGTCGCTGCTTGAAACCGACATGGTGGAAACCTGCCGCAACCTGCTCGACACCTACGCCGACGTCTTGCGGCTGCCCGGCGACATCGTGGTGACCGAGAACTTCGCCGCCGATTCGCCACCACAGTTCGTGGCCGCCAACGCGATTCCGGACGACCTGATGGGGCTGGATATCGGT is part of the Mycobacterium mantenii genome and encodes:
- a CDS encoding phosphoglycerate kinase; translation: MAIHNLKDLLSEGVSGRGVLVRSDLNVPLDDGKITDPGRITASVPTLRALVEAGAKVVIAAHLGRPKGGADPKLSLAPVAAALGEQLGRHVQLAGDVVGTDALARAEGLTDGDVLLLENIRFDARETSKDDGERLALARQLAELVGPTGAFVSDGFGVVHRKQASVYDIATLLPHYAGTLVAEEIQVLEQLTSSTKRPYAVVLGGSKVSDKLGVIESLATKADSIVIGGGMCFTFLAAQGFSVGKSLLETDMVETCRNLLDTYADVLRLPGDIVVTENFAADSPPQFVAANAIPDDLMGLDIGPGSVKRFATLLSNAQTVFWNGPMGVFEFPAYAAGTKGVAQAIAAATGKGAFSVVGGGDSAAAVRALGIPEGDFSHISTGGGASLEYLEGKTLPGIEVLSRPQPDHN